A window from Nitrospirota bacterium encodes these proteins:
- a CDS encoding DegQ family serine endoprotease, producing the protein MSLRKNFKILLTIALASGIIFSVTAGFTPNAYSETPKISKESVDVLTKTGQAMADVAAAVKPAVVNVSTSRTVKTPQSDFGPFFNDPFFRRFFGDEFSQRRMPREHKTESLGSGVIVSPDGYILTNNHVIKDADEIKVMLSDKREFNGTVKGVDPKTDIAVIKIDAVNLPTVPWGDSDRLRVGEIVLAVGSPYGLNQTITMGIVSAVGRANVGIADYEDFIQTDAAINPGNSGGAMVNAKGELIGINTAIFSTSGGYQGIGFAIPSNMAKTVMDSLIKKGKVIRGWLGVSIQPVTPELAKQFNLKEEYGALVSDIVEKSPAENAGIMRGDVIIEIEGKKVDEPDHLRNMVAGTPPGTEINLKVIREGKSKSFKITVGELPAEMQKTTGGEYDNVLKGVSVQDLTSEISKQLNIPSRIKGVVITDIAEGAPSEGTLRQDDVIVEINRKKITDIKSYENIVSKIKSKEDILLTVFRNGAAIYIPLSWK; encoded by the coding sequence ATGTCTTTAAGAAAAAATTTCAAGATTCTTTTAACTATTGCCCTTGCATCAGGCATAATCTTTTCTGTTACTGCGGGATTCACTCCCAATGCTTATTCTGAGACGCCGAAGATTTCAAAAGAATCTGTAGATGTTCTCACAAAAACAGGCCAGGCAATGGCAGATGTGGCAGCCGCTGTTAAACCTGCTGTTGTAAATGTGTCAACTTCGCGCACCGTTAAAACCCCCCAGAGTGATTTCGGCCCGTTTTTTAACGACCCGTTTTTTAGAAGGTTTTTTGGCGATGAATTCAGCCAGAGGCGGATGCCCAGGGAACACAAGACAGAAAGCCTCGGCTCAGGAGTGATTGTATCGCCTGACGGGTATATCCTTACAAACAACCATGTCATTAAAGATGCCGATGAAATAAAAGTTATGCTTTCAGACAAAAGGGAATTCAACGGCACGGTCAAAGGTGTTGACCCAAAAACAGACATCGCCGTCATTAAGATAGACGCCGTAAACCTCCCGACAGTTCCGTGGGGAGATTCTGACAGGCTACGGGTAGGCGAAATAGTGCTTGCGGTTGGAAGCCCTTACGGGCTTAACCAGACTATAACAATGGGCATAGTCAGTGCAGTAGGAAGGGCAAATGTCGGCATTGCTGATTATGAAGATTTTATCCAGACAGACGCCGCAATAAATCCCGGCAACTCAGGCGGGGCAATGGTCAATGCAAAAGGCGAGCTTATCGGCATCAACACTGCTATCTTCAGCACAAGCGGCGGGTATCAGGGCATTGGTTTTGCAATACCGAGCAACATGGCAAAGACTGTCATGGACAGCCTTATCAAAAAAGGCAAGGTCATACGCGGCTGGCTCGGCGTATCAATACAGCCGGTTACCCCTGAGCTTGCAAAACAATTTAACCTAAAGGAAGAATATGGCGCGCTTGTCAGTGATATCGTTGAAAAAAGCCCGGCTGAAAATGCCGGCATTATGCGCGGTGACGTTATCATTGAAATTGAAGGCAAAAAAGTTGACGAACCTGATCATTTAAGAAATATGGTGGCAGGCACTCCTCCGGGCACTGAGATTAACCTTAAGGTGATAAGAGAAGGCAAATCAAAATCCTTTAAGATTACAGTAGGCGAACTTCCTGCTGAGATGCAGAAGACGACAGGAGGCGAATATGACAATGTCCTGAAGGGCGTAAGCGTACAGGATTTAACCTCTGAGATATCAAAGCAGTTAAACATCCCTTCAAGGATAAAGGGAGTCGTCATTACCGATATTGCAGAGGGAGCTCCTTCAGAAGGAACCCTCAGGCAAGATGACGTTATTGTGGAGATAAACAGGAAGAAAATTACTGACATCAAGAGTTATGAGAATATCGTCTCAAAGATAAAATCAAAAGAAGATATCCTGCTGACGGTTTTTAGAAACGGGGCTGCAATTTATATACCGCTTTCTTGGAAGTAA
- a CDS encoding DUF433 domain-containing protein gives MAKLFGSSQKKSLYRLGKSQPFTKLRLNIYLEKIGTAREKKGTKISIALILQNIASGMTKEDILRGYPTLTKEGLNAALDFAASRSFGTL, from the coding sequence ATGGCAAAATTGTTTGGCTCAAGCCAGAAGAAATCCCTGTATAGACTTGGTAAATCACAACCCTTCACCAAACTAAGACTAAATATCTACTTGGAAAAAATTGGCACTGCAAGAGAGAAAAAAGGCACAAAAATATCTATTGCCTTAATACTGCAAAATATTGCATCCGGCATGACTAAAGAGGATATCCTGCGCGGTTATCCGACATTGACAAAGGAAGGCTTGAATGCGGCATTGGACTTTGCAGCGTCCCGAAGCTTCGGGACGCTGTGA
- a CDS encoding zeta toxin family protein: MKIQRQNLIVIAGPNGAGKSTTAPSLLKGTLKVTEFVNADLIAQGLSGFQPEGAVFHAGRVMLERIHYLAKKRVDFAFETTLASRTFAPWITELRKTGYALHLIFLWLPNEEFAIDRVAERVRMGGHNVPEETIRRRYHAGIRNFFKLYCPLSDTWFFYDNSGEEPALIAYCDHKQGLVVNDSDIWHNIEVTYGGKRKT, translated from the coding sequence ATGAAAATTCAGCGGCAAAATCTTATAGTTATTGCAGGCCCTAACGGTGCAGGGAAATCAACAACCGCGCCTTCCTTACTGAAAGGTACGCTTAAGGTTACCGAGTTTGTTAATGCAGACCTAATAGCACAAGGTCTCTCCGGATTTCAGCCTGAAGGCGCAGTTTTTCATGCAGGACGTGTTATGCTTGAGCGCATACATTATCTTGCAAAAAAACGTGTTGATTTTGCCTTTGAAACAACATTAGCAAGCCGTACTTTTGCTCCATGGATTACTGAACTTCGTAAGACAGGTTACGCACTTCATCTGATTTTTTTATGGCTGCCAAATGAAGAATTTGCTATTGACCGTGTGGCAGAAAGGGTACGTATGGGCGGACACAATGTTCCTGAAGAAACCATCAGACGTCGTTATCATGCTGGTATTAGGAATTTTTTTAAGCTCTATTGCCCCCTATCGGATACATGGTTTTTTTATGACAACTCAGGTGAAGAACCTGCATTGATAGCCTATTGCGATCATAAACAAGGATTAGTGGTAAATGATTCAGATATCTGGCATAATATTGAGGTAACATATGGCGGTAAAAGAAAAACATAA
- the larC gene encoding nickel pincer cofactor biosynthesis protein LarC, translated as MMIIYFDTSSGISGDMILGALVDAGVPLEKLKKELSKLPMRGYELESRKVKRAGFLATKIEVILKTGVRSQKSEVRRWKDIERIIKKSSLPNIVKQKGLSIFRRLFEAEAKVHGERVDKVHLHELGAVDCIVDIFGALIGLDILGVKKIYASPLNLGSGMIKTEHGILPVPAPATLELLKYIPVYSSDTKFELTTPTGAVLISSLADGFGQMPVMSVSKIGIGAGGRDFKTHPNVLRVFVGEGQGSGVRGQGVTIIETNIDDMNPQVYEYVMERLFKAGALDVFLTQVIMKKDRPGIVLTVLCSADKKEGLIKIILKETTSIGVRFYEADRITLQREIKTVKTEFGNVRVKISKLGNEILKSAPEYEDCKKIAEKLNKPLIEVMKKSDRALIV; from the coding sequence ATTATGATCATATACTTTGACACTTCATCAGGCATAAGCGGTGATATGATTCTGGGCGCGCTGGTTGATGCCGGCGTTCCCCTTGAAAAATTAAAAAAGGAACTCTCCAAACTTCCTATGCGCGGGTATGAATTAGAATCACGGAAAGTGAAACGCGCGGGATTTTTGGCGACGAAGATTGAGGTCATCTTAAAAACAGGAGTCAGGAGTCAGAAGTCAGAAGTCAGAAGATGGAAGGATATAGAGAGAATAATTAAAAAATCTTCCCTTCCCAATATTGTAAAGCAGAAAGGTTTATCAATCTTTAGACGGCTTTTTGAGGCAGAGGCAAAGGTGCATGGGGAGAGGGTTGATAAAGTCCATCTGCATGAACTCGGCGCTGTTGACTGCATTGTGGATATTTTCGGCGCGTTAATCGGACTGGATATCTTAGGGGTAAAAAAAATCTATGCTTCCCCGTTGAATTTAGGAAGCGGCATGATAAAGACAGAGCACGGCATACTGCCCGTGCCCGCGCCTGCAACCTTGGAATTACTGAAGTACATACCTGTTTATTCATCGGATACAAAATTTGAACTTACTACACCGACAGGCGCAGTGCTCATATCCTCGCTTGCTGACGGTTTCGGGCAGATGCCCGTGATGAGCGTTTCTAAAATCGGCATAGGCGCAGGAGGCAGGGATTTTAAAACGCACCCGAATGTTTTGAGAGTGTTTGTGGGAGAGGGTCAGGGGTCAGGGGTCAGGGGTCAGGGGGTTACTATTATAGAAACCAATATTGACGATATGAACCCGCAGGTTTATGAATACGTTATGGAGAGGCTTTTTAAGGCAGGCGCGCTTGACGTATTTTTAACACAGGTAATTATGAAAAAGGACAGGCCCGGCATAGTGCTTACCGTGCTGTGCAGTGCGGATAAAAAAGAGGGCTTAATCAAAATAATTTTAAAAGAGACAACAAGCATTGGAGTAAGATTTTATGAGGCAGACAGAATTACATTACAGCGTGAGATTAAGACAGTAAAAACTGAGTTTGGAAATGTACGCGTGAAAATTTCAAAGCTGGGGAATGAGATTCTGAAATCCGCGCCTGAATATGAAGACTGCAAAAAAATTGCGGAGAAGCTGAATAAGCCCCTGATTGAGGTTATGAAAAAATCAGATAGAGCCTTAATCGTTTAG
- the larB gene encoding nickel pincer cofactor biosynthesis protein LarB: MDNKKLQRILNSVKSGSISVDEAVKKFKHLPYEDISFAKVDHHRHLRLGVPEVIFAAGKTEEQVIKIAEAMYKKSRRLLISKATERIYNSLKIKNAVFHSASGMISIGGEIKKKGHVLVLTAGTSDIAVAEEAAVTAEFLGSSVTTVYDVGVAGLHRLMGNAEYLKKAHVIIVVAGMEGALPSVVGGMTDKPVIAVPTSVGYGTSFAGLTALFAMLNSCVPGIAVMNIDNGFGAGVLAHKINTL; the protein is encoded by the coding sequence ATGGACAATAAAAAATTACAACGAATTCTAAATTCTGTAAAATCAGGCAGTATCTCCGTGGATGAGGCAGTAAAAAAATTCAAGCACCTGCCGTATGAGGACATTTCATTTGCAAAGGTGGACCACCACAGGCATCTCAGGCTCGGAGTTCCGGAGGTTATTTTTGCCGCGGGCAAGACTGAGGAGCAGGTGATAAAGATTGCAGAGGCAATGTATAAAAAGAGTCGGAGGCTTCTTATTTCAAAGGCAACGGAGAGGATTTATAATTCCCTGAAAATAAAAAATGCCGTATTCCATTCTGCATCAGGCATGATCTCAATCGGCGGGGAAATAAAGAAAAAGGGCCATGTGCTTGTTTTGACCGCGGGGACCTCTGATATTGCTGTTGCGGAAGAGGCGGCGGTGACTGCGGAATTTCTTGGAAGCAGTGTAACCACTGTTTATGATGTAGGGGTGGCAGGGCTCCACAGGCTGATGGGGAATGCTGAATATTTGAAAAAAGCGCATGTGATAATTGTTGTTGCAGGCATGGAAGGTGCCCTTCCCTCTGTTGTGGGCGGGATGACGGACAAACCTGTGATTGCTGTTCCTACATCTGTCGGTTACGGCACAAGCTTTGCGGGATTAACAGCGCTCTTTGCAATGCTTAATTCATGCGTTCCGGGCATTGCGGTTATGAACATTGACAATGGCTTCGGCGCCGGGGTTTTAGCGCATAAAATAAATACGTTATAA
- a CDS encoding NAD(P)-dependent glycerol-3-phosphate dehydrogenase yields MKRITVIGAGSWGTVLASLLAGKGYEVLLWAFEKETAVEINNAHTNSIYIPEAYLPANLKATDDIEHAVKNADCILSVVPAQFTRAIFKKAANLIPPSAVIISASKGIEQKTLLTVSAIIREITGRQAAALSGPSFAKEVIKKLPTAVTLATDNPETGQRLQEIFNTNYFRVYTHTDVLGAELGGALKNVIAIASGISDGLGLGHDARAALITRGLAEIVRLGKTMGADPRTFSGLSGLGDLVLTCTGPLSRNYTVGINLGKGIKLKDILSAKKSVAEGVATAQSAYELSKKHNVEMPIVEQVYEVIYQGKNPGDAVRLLMTRALKAEF; encoded by the coding sequence ATGAAACGCATTACTGTCATAGGCGCCGGAAGCTGGGGAACGGTCCTTGCAAGCCTGCTTGCCGGAAAAGGGTATGAGGTCCTGCTCTGGGCGTTTGAGAAAGAGACTGCTGTTGAGATTAATAATGCACACACAAACAGCATATATATTCCTGAGGCGTACCTGCCGGCAAATTTAAAGGCAACAGACGACATTGAACATGCGGTAAAAAATGCTGACTGCATATTAAGCGTTGTGCCGGCGCAGTTTACGCGCGCCATATTTAAAAAAGCGGCAAATCTTATTCCGCCAAGCGCCGTAATCATCAGCGCCTCAAAGGGCATTGAACAAAAGACCCTGCTTACGGTATCGGCAATCATTAGGGAAATCACAGGCAGGCAGGCGGCGGCGCTCTCCGGCCCGAGCTTTGCAAAAGAGGTGATTAAAAAATTGCCTACGGCTGTTACGCTTGCAACAGACAATCCTGAAACAGGACAAAGGCTTCAGGAAATTTTCAATACGAACTATTTCAGGGTTTATACTCACACTGACGTGCTTGGGGCTGAGCTTGGCGGCGCGCTCAAGAACGTCATCGCAATAGCGTCAGGCATATCAGACGGGCTTGGGCTTGGGCATGATGCAAGGGCAGCGCTTATAACAAGAGGGCTTGCAGAGATTGTGAGATTGGGGAAGACGATGGGTGCTGACCCGAGGACCTTTTCAGGCTTAAGCGGGCTTGGCGACCTTGTGCTTACCTGCACAGGACCGCTTTCAAGGAATTATACCGTAGGCATAAATCTCGGCAAAGGAATAAAGCTCAAAGACATTCTTTCAGCCAAAAAAAGCGTTGCAGAGGGGGTGGCGACTGCACAGTCTGCCTATGAGCTTTCAAAAAAGCATAATGTAGAAATGCCGATAGTTGAGCAGGTTTATGAGGTTATTTATCAGGGTAAAAATCCCGGGGATGCGGTAAGATTGCTTATGACAAGGGCGCTTAAGGCGGAGTTCTAA
- a CDS encoding glutamine--tRNA ligase/YqeY domain fusion protein has protein sequence MEKDISTTDASRADFIREIIKEDLRTGKNDSRVHTRFPPEPNGYLHIGHAKSICLNFGAAAEFKGLCNLRFDDTNPSKEEVEYVESIKEDVRWLGFDWQDRLYYASDYFERMYEYAVQLIQKGKAYVCDLSADEIRKYRGTLTEPGKESPYRSRPVEENLDLFKRMRAGEFPDGSRTLRAMIDMTSGNINMRDPVMYRILRAEHHRTGNKWCIYPMYDYAHCISDSIEGITHSICTLEFEDHRLLYDWFLNELNIYHPQQIEFARLNLSRTVLSKRKLIGLVNEKQVAGWDDPRMPTIAGIRRRGYTPEAVRNFCERIGVAKRDSVVDSALLEYCVREDLNKKTPRVMAVLRPLKVIITNYPENQSEELDAVNNPEAPGKGMRKVPFSKTLYIEQEDFREDPPKQFFRLAPGREVRLRYAYFIKCNSVVKDPQTGELIEIHCTYDPETRGGDAPDKRKVKATLHWVSAPHAVTAEVRLYDQLFLKTDTEEAALNPASLEKLTLCKTEPGLAGAKACERFQFERLGYFCVDPDSSAGKLVFNRTVTLKDEWAKIEKGQKK, from the coding sequence ATGGAAAAAGATATATCCACAACCGATGCCTCCCGCGCTGATTTTATCCGGGAGATTATCAAGGAAGACCTTCGGACAGGCAAAAACGACAGCCGGGTCCATACCCGCTTTCCGCCGGAGCCAAACGGCTATCTGCACATAGGACACGCAAAATCCATCTGCCTTAATTTCGGCGCTGCCGCTGAATTTAAAGGGCTTTGCAACCTGCGCTTTGATGACACAAACCCGTCAAAAGAAGAAGTTGAGTATGTGGAATCAATAAAAGAAGATGTGAGGTGGCTTGGCTTTGACTGGCAGGACAGGCTTTATTATGCATCAGATTATTTTGAGCGGATGTATGAATATGCCGTGCAGTTGATTCAAAAAGGAAAGGCGTATGTCTGCGATTTGAGCGCTGATGAAATCAGAAAATACCGCGGAACGTTGACTGAGCCGGGCAAAGAAAGCCCGTATCGCAGCCGCCCTGTTGAGGAAAACTTAGATTTATTTAAGCGCATGCGCGCGGGAGAATTCCCGGACGGCTCACGCACGCTCAGGGCAATGATTGATATGACATCGGGCAATATCAATATGCGCGACCCGGTCATGTACCGCATTCTTCGCGCTGAACATCACAGGACAGGAAACAAGTGGTGCATTTATCCGATGTATGATTATGCGCACTGCATATCGGATTCCATTGAAGGCATCACACATTCAATCTGCACGCTTGAATTTGAAGACCACCGCCTGCTTTATGACTGGTTTTTAAATGAGCTGAACATTTATCATCCTCAGCAGATAGAGTTTGCGCGTCTTAATTTGAGCCGCACGGTGCTCAGCAAGAGGAAGCTTATCGGGCTTGTGAATGAGAAGCAGGTTGCGGGATGGGACGACCCGAGGATGCCTACAATAGCAGGCATAAGAAGGCGCGGCTATACGCCTGAGGCAGTAAGAAATTTCTGCGAGCGCATTGGTGTTGCCAAAAGGGACAGCGTGGTTGACTCGGCATTGCTTGAATACTGCGTGCGCGAGGATTTAAACAAGAAAACGCCGCGCGTCATGGCAGTGCTCCGTCCCCTTAAGGTCATCATAACAAACTATCCGGAAAATCAGAGTGAAGAGCTTGACGCAGTGAATAATCCCGAAGCCCCGGGAAAGGGAATGCGCAAGGTTCCTTTTTCAAAAACACTGTACATTGAACAGGAGGATTTCCGCGAGGATCCGCCCAAACAGTTTTTCCGTCTTGCGCCCGGGCGCGAGGTGAGGCTTAGGTATGCGTATTTTATCAAATGCAATAGTGTTGTCAAAGACCCCCAAACAGGAGAGCTGATTGAGATTCACTGCACATATGACCCTGAGACGCGCGGCGGAGATGCGCCTGACAAGCGCAAGGTCAAAGCAACCCTGCACTGGGTCTCTGCCCCGCATGCGGTCACTGCGGAGGTAAGGTTGTACGACCAGCTTTTTTTAAAGACTGACACGGAGGAGGCTGCTTTAAATCCAGCCTCTCTTGAAAAATTGACATTGTGCAAGACAGAGCCGGGGCTTGCTGGCGCAAAAGCATGCGAGAGGTTTCAATTTGAGCGATTGGGTTATTTTTGCGTGGACCCTGATTCATCTGCAGGGAAGCTTGTATTTAACCGCACGGTTACGTTAAAAGATGAATGGGCGAAGATAGAAAAGGGACAAAAGAAATGA
- the gltX gene encoding glutamate--tRNA ligase produces the protein MPDKIRVRFAPSPTGHLHIGGARTALFNYLLARHQGGAFILRIEDTDRSRSTDEYIEAIIEGMKWLGLEWDEGPFRQTDRFDVYRGYVDKLLKEGKAYYCFCTPEELEARRKEAAAKGLPQKYDGRCRATERVQGVKDSRGQEQGAAVRFKMPADGQTIVDDLIRGAVIFDNSQLDDLIILRSDGTPTYNFTVVVDDVDMNITHVIRGDDHLNNTPKQIHIYKALGYEIPKFAHLPMILGADKTRLSKRHGATAVMAYQEMGFLPDALVNYLVRLGWSFGDQEIFSRKELIEKFSFEHVGKAAAVFNPEKLLWLNGQYIINTPAEKLAELVLLFLIKDKIISEGQELNKEWLSKANNTLKERSKTLVELANSLRYYIAEEVEYNEKAKEKFLNEKSRELLSELKSSLISLTGFSHQELEGAFKAVTEKHGVKLKDLAQPVRVAMTGGTESPGIFEVLEVLGKEKALKRLDKAIKTIG, from the coding sequence TTGCCTGATAAAATACGCGTAAGATTTGCACCAAGCCCGACCGGGCACCTTCACATAGGAGGCGCAAGAACAGCGCTTTTCAACTATCTCCTTGCAAGACACCAGGGCGGCGCGTTCATTTTAAGAATTGAGGACACGGACAGGAGCCGCTCAACAGACGAATACATTGAGGCAATAATTGAAGGGATGAAATGGCTTGGGCTTGAATGGGACGAGGGACCGTTCAGGCAGACGGACCGGTTTGATGTTTACAGGGGATATGTTGATAAGCTGTTGAAAGAGGGCAAGGCGTATTATTGCTTCTGCACCCCTGAAGAGCTTGAGGCAAGGCGCAAAGAGGCGGCGGCAAAAGGTCTGCCTCAAAAATATGACGGAAGGTGCAGAGCGACAGAAAGGGTTCAAGGGGTCAAGGATTCAAGGGGTCAAGAACAAGGCGCTGCAGTGAGGTTTAAAATGCCGGCAGACGGGCAGACTATTGTTGACGACCTGATAAGAGGGGCGGTTATATTTGATAATTCACAGCTTGACGACCTGATTATCCTCCGCTCTGACGGAACGCCTACATACAATTTTACGGTTGTTGTTGATGATGTAGATATGAATATCACCCACGTCATCCGCGGGGACGACCACCTTAACAATACCCCCAAACAAATACACATTTACAAGGCGCTCGGTTATGAAATTCCTAAATTTGCGCATCTGCCCATGATTTTAGGCGCTGACAAGACGCGGCTTTCAAAAAGACACGGTGCAACCGCTGTCATGGCATATCAGGAAATGGGCTTTCTGCCGGACGCACTTGTTAACTATCTCGTAAGGCTCGGATGGTCTTTCGGGGACCAGGAAATATTTTCCCGCAAAGAGTTGATAGAAAAATTTTCTTTTGAACATGTCGGCAAGGCGGCGGCAGTGTTTAATCCTGAAAAACTCCTCTGGCTTAACGGCCAGTACATTATCAATACGCCGGCTGAAAAACTTGCAGAACTGGTCCTGCTGTTTCTTATTAAAGACAAAATAATCAGCGAGGGGCAGGAATTAAATAAAGAATGGCTGTCAAAGGCAAATAATACCCTTAAAGAACGTTCAAAGACGCTGGTGGAGCTTGCAAACTCACTCAGATACTATATTGCCGAAGAGGTTGAATACAACGAAAAAGCAAAAGAGAAATTTCTAAATGAAAAAAGCAGGGAATTATTATCAGAGCTGAAAAGCAGCCTGATATCCCTTACAGGATTCTCCCATCAGGAGCTTGAAGGGGCATTTAAGGCGGTTACAGAAAAGCACGGGGTCAAGCTTAAAGACCTTGCACAGCCTGTGCGCGTTGCCATGACCGGCGGCACGGAAAGCCCGGGGATATTTGAAGTGCTTGAAGTGCTGGGCAAGGAAAAAGCGCTGAAGAGACTGGACAAGGCGATAAAGACGATAGGATAG